In a single window of the Rhopalosiphum padi isolate XX-2018 chromosome 1, ASM2088224v1, whole genome shotgun sequence genome:
- the LOC132929126 gene encoding V-type proton ATPase catalytic subunit A codes for MTSLKTFEDEDHESEYGFVFAVSGPVVTAEKMSGSAMYELVRVGYFQLVGEIIRLEGDMATIQVYEDTSGVTVGDPVLRTGKPLSVELGPGILGSIFDGIQRPLKDINELTQNIYIPKGVNIPALGRSVTWDYNPSNIKIGSHITGGDLFGLVHENTLVKHKLMLPPKAKGTVVFQAPPGNYKVDDIILETEFDGEKSSFTMLQVWPVRQPRPVTEKLPANYPLLTGQRVLDSLFPCVQGGTTAIPGAFGCGKTVISQALSKYSNSDVIIYVGCGERGNEMAEVLGDFPELSIEVDGVTESIMKRTALVANTSNMPVAAREASIYTGITLSEYFRDMGYNVSMMADSTSRWAEALREISGRLAEMPADSGYPAYLGARLASFYERAGRVKCLGNPEREGSVSIVGAVSPPGGDFSDPVTSATLGIVQVFWGLDKKLAQRKHFPSINWLISYSKYTRALDDFYDKNFPEFVPLRTKVKEILQEEEDLSEIVQLVGKASLAESDKITLEVAKLLKDDFLQQNSYSSYDRFCPFYKTVGMLRNTIAFYDMARHVVESTAQSENKITWSVIRDSMGNILYQLSSMKFKDPVKDGESKIRADFDQLYDDIQQAFRNLED; via the exons ATGACTTCGTTAAAGACATTTGAGGATGAAGACCATGAAAGTGAATATGGGTTTGTGTTTGCTGTGTCTGGACCCG ttGTTACAGCTGAAAAGATGTCTGGTTCAGCTATGTACGAACTGGTTCGTGTAGGTTACTTTCAACTGGTTGGGGAAATTATTCGTTTAGAAGGTGACATGGCAACAATCCag GTTTATGAAGATACGTCTGGTGTTACTGTTGGTGACCCTGTGTTAAGAACTGGAAAACCACTTTCTGTAGAATTAGGACCTGGCATATTGGGAAGTATATTTGATGGTATTCAACGGCCGTTAAAAGATATTAATGAGCTCACCCAAAACATCTACATTCCCAAGGGTGTTAACATACCTGCTTTAGGTCGTAGTGTTACTTGGGATTACAATCCATCCAATATTAAGATTGGAAGCCATATAACTGGAGGAGACCTCTTTGGTCTTGTTCATGAAAATACTCTGGTTAAACATAAGTTAATGTTGCCACCTAAAGCTAAGGGGACAGTTGTATTTCAAGCTCCACCAGGAAACTATAAAGTTGat gatATTATATTGGAAACAGAATTTGATGGGGAAAAATCATCATTTACTATGTTGCAAGTGTGGCCCGTACGTCAGCCACGCCCAGTTACTGAAAAGTTGCCTGCCAATTATCCACTTTTAACAGGACAACGAGTACTTGACTCTCTATTTCC ATGTGTACAAGGTGGAACAACTGCCATTCCTGGAGCTTTTGGTTGTGGAAAAACTGTTATATCTCAAGCTTTATCTAAATATTCAAACTCtgatgttattatatatgttggTTGTGGAGAACGTGGTAATGAAATGGCTgag gtACTAGGAGATTTCCCAGAATTATCTATTGAAGTTGATGGTGTAACTGAATCTATCATGAAGAGAACTGCATTAGTTGCTAATACTTCTAACATGCCTGTAGCTGCTCGAGAAGCTTCAATCTATACTG gtattaCTTTATCCGAGTACTTCAGAGATATGGGATATAATGTGTCTATGATGGCTGATTCAACGTCTCGTTGGGCTGAAGCTTTGCGTGAAATTTCTGGTCGTCTTGCTGAAATGCCTGCTGATAg tggTTATCCTGCATATTTGGGTGCTCGTTTGGCTTCCTTCTATGAAAGAGCTGGCCGAGTAAAATGTCTAGGTAACCCTGAACGAGAAGGGTCAGTTAGTATTGTTGGAGCTGTCAGTCCTCCAGGTGGTGACTTCTCTGATCCGGTTACATCAGCTACTTTAGGTATTGTACAAGTGTTTTGGGGGCTGGATAAGAAATTGGCTCAACGTAAACACTTTCCTTCCATTAATTGGCTTATTTCATacag taaatatacaaGAGCTTTGGACGATTTTTATGACAAGAACTTCCCTGAATTCGTGCCTCTAAGAACCAAAGTTAAGGAGATTTTACAAGAAGAAGAAGATTTATCTGAAATAGTGCAGTTGGTCGGTAAAGCATCACTAGCTGAATCTGACAAAATTACATTAGAAGTTGCTAAACTATTGAAAGATGACTTCTTACAACAAAACAG ttattcgtCTTATGATCGTTTTTGTCCATTTTACAAAACCGTTGGAATGTTACGAAATACTATTGCTTTTTATGACATGGCACGTCATGTTGTCGAGTCAACAGCTCAATCTGAAAACAAGATAACTTGGTCTGTAATCAGGGACAGTATGGGCAATATTCTTTACCAGTTATCCTCTATGAAGTttaag GACCCAGTTAAAGACGGTGAATCTAAAATCCGTGCTGACTTCGATCAGTTATATGACGACATCCAGCAAGCTTTTAGGAATCTGGAggattaa